CAAGTCTCCAAACATTGGCGCATAAGTATTTAGAAAGATGGAAATAAGGCAAGACATCCTACAAGGAATGCGACTGTTAATTATTTTCCGAATAGATGTTATGGCAACAGGCATCAAAATAGAATTTGGACGGCTAAATATTTCTCATGAAGCAGCAAAGAGGGAAATAAACTGGACAGCCTTCTCTACAGAGAGAAGTAACCTTCCAACAACCTGCATTTGGTCTAGACAGACAACAGAAAGAAGTGACGCACAGTCAATTTATTTGGTAACATTCCAATTGGTATATTTCCAGCAACCTGTACACACACGTGAATTAATTTGTTTTGATAAACAATTTTCAAATTACTCAAGTCACACGGTTGTATAAACTCAATTAATCTCTATCCAGCAAGTCAcacatgtgcaaaatggaattatCCAAGATCCATAGACATGGATCCATCCACGTCAATCCCGAATAATGGCTGCATCTGTAATCACTCATAGATCATATATCTCAACAAGAACAGAGCACTGCAAGAAGCTAATACAATCTCTGATTCTCTAGTGCTCTAATATCTAGTCTCTACTCTCTACAAGAACATATCAGAGTTCCAGAGCACCACATGTAGACAACAGAGGTGGGACCAACGAAGAGGAGCATCACCTGGATCTCATGGCGTGTTCCTGATTTGTTGTCTTGTCGACTGCTGAGGAGGCATTTCGTCAAACACCTTACTTGCAGTTAAAATAAACCTGTTAGGATTGGGTTACCGGTCGAGGTGGTCTCCGCTCTCAGGTCAGGTTGCCACCTTTGCTAGAGGTTTGGCCGCTCGCTACCTTGCCGAGTCTCAGCCGCAGTCCGGCCTCCAGTGTCGCCTCCACGAGGAACGCATCCGCTAGGAGCGCATGCTGGAGCAGCCTGGCAGCCAGAACTCCATGGCTGCGAAAATGGAGGAGTGCGGCAACACTGGCTTTCAAATGGGAGAACAATAGAGAGTAATTTAAGGAGAAGGAACAAGGGAGCTCGCTTTACCTGAGATGAAGGCTTTGGCCAGCAGCCACAGATGTGCCCTGCGGTGACATGCTCCCCGTGCGCCTCCTCGCACGCGTAGCCGCCGCGCCACCACATCGCTCGCTCGCCCGCGACCGCCGTCGGCCTTCGTCACGAACCGCAACGGATCCGTGAGCTCTCCACAATGTGAGCGTGGGGTAGCGCGGTGGCTCGGGGCGCTGGAGCGGGTGGCCCCGGGGCGACGATATCGAGCGGGCGGCCTCGGGAGGCTTTCTGTAGCATGCGACGGCTTGGGGAGGGctcgagcggaggcggcggggtagGAAGGGGGAGGATAAGGTTAGGGTTAGAAGAGGCCGGCCGTTTTTAACTCGTGCGGCCGCATCGTGAGACGTTCGATTTAGATCGTACGTCTAGAATCGCTGCATCCTAAAGAGGCCAGTAGCTAGTTTGGGCCGTTTTATCCCTTTACTTTTTCAGTGCAATTTATGAACAAACTTATTGGACCTAGGTTATATCAAAATTTTATGTGACAAAGATAAATTTTGCTATTGCCTACCTTAAATCTTGATGGAGAGAGTACCATGTGCTTAGTGCTCACAAATGAACGCCAAATGAAACAAACCACTATCACAATTTGATTTTTATGATCAAAATTTCCAGGGAATATGTTTGTTACAATTTAAATATCATTTTTTAACACATTACACATGTAGTCCAAATGAACATATGTATGAATCTTGCTAGAGAGTAGAGAGTTGACTACAAACTTGTGCTCTTAAATGAACACCAAATGAAGCACATCATTACCTCAATTCAATTTTCTCAATAAAACTTTTTAAGTGATGTTAATAGGATGTAGTTTCGTCCCAGCCAAAATTTATCATTTTCTGAGAAATTTAAAataatattaaatttaataaACTATAAAGCTACAAAGAAAACTAGAGTGTAAAGTAGACAAAGattcgattttttttcttcaaaatttccACATGGTATAAATTACATTATCCTATATATTCTTGTAATTTAATAATAATTTTACATCACATGTAATTCACACACTTAGTAATTCAATAAATAGAGGGAAATATATTTAAATTCTTAAAAAGTATATTATTGCATAAAAATTATGTGTTAGTTACGGATCACCTTATACTTTACAAGAGAGGAGAGAGTTTACTATAATCTCACATATATGTTTGTTGGTAACTTCGTTATATATTATTCCTACGCACATGATAATGTAATTTCCTGTGTGTTATGTCAATTTCCCTGTGTGTTTTAGCTAACATTTCCCTGTGTGTCATATGAATTTCCTTGTGTGTTTTATCTAACCCACAGGGAAATGAGGAATTTCTCTTTGCGTCAAGTCAATTTCCCTGTGTGTTTTACCTAACCCACAAGAAAATGAGGAATTTCCCTGTGGGTTTTGGTATTTGCCTATGTGCTCTTTTGGAATTGACAAGGAAATGTGAATTTCGCTGTGTGTGCACGAAAAAACCCTCAGGGAAATTTGGCACACACAAGGAAATTAATTCGGGTTTCCAGTAGTGTAATAACCCTGTATTTTTACATCAACACGACATACATAGATTTGAATAATTAAGTTTACACCTTTATTACAGACGACGCTGCAATACTAGCAGCTAGGCACTGTGGAGATGTAGCTAGAGTAGAGAACATGCAAGGTGGCATGAGCCGATGAACGACGACTGATACATTACATAGACATGCATTATGCGCCCCCATACGCTGCGACGATGGACCCCTGACGCTATGTCAGTGATGAACGATCACTGACCTGTGTTATTAGCAACCACATCACCTCGTGCGATAACGTTAATAACGTCAGAGGAACCACTTCATCCCTTATGCCGACAAGAGGCCAGCATATTTCTTGGCCCACAAGATGTGCCCGTACGGCAGGACGTGGCACACCGGCGGGCCGCCGGGCTTGGTGCCGAGGAACCTGAAGGCGACGTGATCCTTGTCCCACTCCGACGTGTTGGTGTGGCAGACGGAGAACAAGGTGACCTTGTCACCACCGGCGCCCTCCATCTCCACCTTGTACGCCCGGGCCGGGCCGGTGCTGTGGCACATGTACACGGTGTACGGGTACTCCTTCTGGTGGCACCCCACGAAGCTGGAGCCCCGGACGGGTCGCACGGCACGGATGGTGTACGGCTGCAGCGGCGACCCGACGCGGGGCACCCTGGAGATCATCTCGGTGATGCTCCTGGTGCCGAGCACCCCCTGGGCACCCTCGACCAGGGCCTCTAGTGAGGTGGCGCAGAACTTGGCCTCCCACTCGAGGCCCGGGTCCTCGCACATGCCCAAGGTCTCCTCCATCTTGGCCGCCTGGGCGGAGCCCTCGGTGACGTTGAACTGGGCGAGGATGCCCgggagggcggaggaggagaaggggatgGCGTCGGCGACGTGGCGGGGGAGGAAGCCGAGCGGGGCGGTCACTGCCGCGGGGAATCGGAAGGGCAGGCTCTGGCGGACGCGCAGGGCCTCCTCGCGGAAGAAGACGGCCATCTTGGTGTCGACGAGCTCCTCGGTGGCGCGTGCAGCGACGGAGGAAGCTGGAAGGGTGTACTTGGTGTAGTAGAAAGCATGGCTCTGCTGTCCAACCTGAAACAATGTGACGTACAGAGATATTGAGTTTGCCCGTGCTTGTTCGTACACAGAAAGTCAGAAAAGATGCGTGCAGCAGGTGTGTGTTAGTGGATGCTTAATTACCGCGAACAGGACGAGGAGAGCAGTGAGCATCGGTACGCGCGCCATTGGAGCTAATGGCCAGAAGAAGGAAGAATCCCGTTCCTGTGTTGGAATGAGGAGGCGTCCAGGAAGAGGGTCGTATTTATAGGAGTCGTCGATGAAAGTTAAACTGGAGTCATCATCTCTTCTTTCTGTGTGTATGATGTTGAGATACCTTTGAAGTCTGTTGGCCGTTGTCATCATGTATCATTGGTGGCCTTGATGGGCAATGTTTGATTGTTGCAATATTTTTCTAGCATATTTTGTACAGATTTGTCAAGTCGGTGGGCTGTAGTTCTCGACTTCTCGTTAGTATAGTTGTCCATGTGTTGCACGAGGTTGTGAAATGTCGAGACCGCTTGATAGTCTTATATCAAACTTATCATCAGCTAATAGTATACTACGTGTAGCAAGAAAGTTAGTAAAAAGAGTGCCAATGCCCCCAGCCATAAGCACTACTCCAGAGGTTCATCACCGCCGGCTCCAAACCAGTCTTCACCGTCGGTTTGGATCCATCGTTTGACTTTCGGCAGTGATGGGGTACCCATCACCGCTGATTTTGGAACCGGCAGTGAAGGcctattaaaaaaacaaaaaaaatggcacTGCCGGCCGCCGCATGCCCGGCCTTGCACTGcctcgccggatccggccggccgCACCTCGCTAGATCTGGCCGCTGCCGTCCTGCCGGTCGCTGACCGCCCGGGTCCTGTCGGATCCGGCTCTCAGAGAGAGAGGCGTACCGGGGAGAGGAAGCCGAGGCCGCACCACCAGGGCTgcccacctgcgccgccgcaacCAGCTCCTCCTTTGCCAGATCCATGCCAGCTCCTTCTTCACTAGAACCTGCGCCGCAGCCATCGGATctgtgtgctgctgctgctctcacCCCACCGCCACTCCTCACTGCCGCAAGTGAGGGGTGAGCGaaggggggagaggaggggcagccgagggcgaggagagggagagcACGCGGGCAGGCAGTGGTCggcagagagagggagggggcgacggTGGGAGAGGAAGGGGTCGGAGGAGCtaaggggggaggagagggcggcgagagaggagggaggagagggcggcgggagggaggagaggccgaGAGAGTGAGGtaaccccctctagtaccggttgtgcaaccggtactggcaattcggtactagaggggggtccTTTattaccggttgaaataaccagtactaaagggtcggtactaaagggtctaATTAGTgccggttggtctccccaaccggtactaatttatttttcctttattttctttttttctttttttattctatatttgtacatatactagttctaatacgcttatatatataaagttctatttatctttaatactatatttgagatactattatatGTATATTGTCCATAcatatatatgaataatattacacatatatagacatattgtgcatacccAATGGGATCACGTAGACAGTAGTCCTGACACTATGGGGGcatttggttccctttgcttatttttagcacgtgtcacatcgaatgtttagatactaattaggattattaaacgtagactatttacaaaacccattacataagtggaggctaaacggagagacaaatatattaagcctaattaatccatcattagcaaatgtttactgtagcaacacattatcaaatctgaactaattaggcttaatagattcgtctcgccgtttagtctccacttatgtaataggttttgtaaatagtctacgtttaagacacctaattagtatctaaacattgatgtgacgggtgctaaaaataagttggaaccaaacgccccctacaAATCGATGCGGACATTTCGACGTGCAGTACATCTTCTGCAGGCTGGTCGATCCCATGCATTACTTGTTTGTTTAGGtgtgcatgcacatgcacgcgTCGCCCGATGGCCAAACTCGCCGAAGACGAGTCCGTGACAGTTTAATGGAAAAGCCGTGTAGCAGTGCCCTTCTTCTCCATATCCATCCCATCTCCATCTGCCACTTTGTCGATCGATCGTGTTTCGACGTGCAGTACGTCTTCTGCAGGCTGGTCGATCCCATGCATTACTTGTTTGTTGGTGTGCTGTGTGCATGCACATGAACGCGTCGCCCGATGGCCAAACTCGCCGAAGACGAGTCCGTGACAGTTTAATGGAAAAGCCGTGTAGCAGTGCCCTTCTTCTCCATATCCATCCCATCTCCATCTGCCACTTTGTCGATCGATCATGTCCTTCTTCCACACTGCGCCAGCGCAGTAACCCTCTTTACTCCTCTCCCTCATCCACCAGTCCATCCACCCCTCCTTTATTGCGCCACCGCCATGGCCACCGTCCTCCCCACCACATGGCCAGTCCAGTGCACAGGTAACCATCACTTAGTGCTGCTCAGATTTCAGCTCCCTCCCTAGCGTGTAGCTTCACTGCACTGCCACTGCGGTTATGGCTATATAAATCAAACTACACAACTACACAATAATCTATTGTTCTgacccgagtcctgacggtgcCGTAGATTTGATGCATTATTATGAAACTCCCCCGCTGGATTTATGACCTCGTCTAGTTGTATTACCTTGAAAACTTCCATGTGGAAAATTCTATCCTTCCTGTACATCATCTATATCATTAGCAAAGTTTATTGTGTATAGTAGATTAATAGGTTTGCACAATTGACTTACGTCAAATATAAGCCAttaaattgaaatacttaatctaatttttctaagtatatacacaagaattgatttttgaagtataagcaaaaaaattgaaatacttaatctaatttttctaagtatatacacatgaatttatttttgaaatataagcaaataaattgaaatacttaatctaatttttctaagtatatacacatgaaggtttttgaagtataagcatatgaattgatttttgaagtatatacacatgaattaaTTTTCTAagtagaactaatttattgttgagAATTTTGTATATGTACGGTTAATTCGTTGTCGGTCATACGGTTCGGACGTATAAAGccgtggatgaactcacatacgtagtatccgcataaattagtATTCGGCTCCTGTCTCGAACACTATAtataaaaaagttatgaaatatttgttgtgttaaataaagtgtcacgagatgtgaaaattcaacacataccgggaattcagtCTTCCattcaagttcctccttgaattcacccacGTGAGTTCGACGGaatcgagcccatgctttgttcataGCGTCTATGATGTCATTgtattcttgttttttttcctcaaagagtcgaaGACATATACGACGCTTATATCAGGCACAACAACAATGAGTATCCAATGGAATCTGTACAACCAAattaaagctagttagtcttatgtttaacttCTAGTTCGAAAatgaaagagatgggaaacacgctcacttgaagttgtacggtagcagtatgtacttcttgtaatgttgcttgtcgaggaacttatatatattcttcaaggtccaATTTCATTTATCTCTTAGACTTGCCTCGTTTATAACATCGGGGTCTATGAAGCCTACGTCATAGTATTCGTTCCtccgacaagtttgaatctccatcctgcatgatacaataTCGAATATgagttaagacatcgcaaaTTGACTAGAGCAGGGATTTTGAaattacaagaatatattaaagacttacagaacccagcAACTGATGAGTGTgttgtcaagtgcgtcttgattgaaCAGGAAATACAGTTCCTCCAACagcacatttatgatgtcatgcCCACGAAAATAATGTTCATCACCAATCCGAACTTCGATCATGGAAAAACCCTCTGTtgtagcctccatgtaccattggtgcaacttGTTGGGATACggggtaggctacgctagcgcaaatcaaaatttctaccgcgtaaaaccaggaataactgccgtataaggatcacgggattaccactcgacgcactactggtgcggaagatgtagatatacgtcgatgcagtgaagacgatcacgtagtcgtacgtagtcgatcaacgtagtcgtacgtagtcgatcatgtcaacgtccagcagctcctcagcagctcgtccacgtgcagcaagatcgcccccggtgccgcggctcgtcgtcggctcgtcggcggctcgtcggcggctcgtccaagtgctgcaggcgcaacacctccaaggtatccacacgtgcagggaggaagcgtcgcaagccggactgctagatccgcgagttgcaacaggagaGGGCATGGCAggcacggcaggtgtgtttcgccaaaaaggtgtaaaccctagggcgcccccacccttctatttatagaggttcctaacgggcctctaggtccgaggcccattagtacttctaaatctaatccaactcggatcagatccgaattgggcttccagccccttaagtgtgtgaccctatgggttcggatacgtatagacatggcccgagtactcctactcggcccaatagtcggcagcggcctctagcaagacgtgccaactcctatacgcacacgaagatcatatcagacgaaccatcacaacataatatacatgctattccctttgcctcacgatatttggtctagcttcaagccgaccgctctttctcgatcctatgattcggaatccctttgtaggttaactcttaaccgtacgtagcatggccatgcattttcggatccgatcactcgaggggcccagagatatcactctcaatcagagaggggcaaatcccatcttgattgaccatgtctcatagcatgcttcttgacaaacccgaaagctacctttataactaccctgttacggcgtagcgtttgatagcccctaagtaggtcgatccacatctagaatacatgcgacaatctcaggtctaaggacaaagcgtatatgttgtttaaagagagaactacttctcgtgttgggccagtcctagcacatgtctccacatgtgtccacattattagttcaacatctccatgtccatgacttgtgaaacatagtcatcaactaatacatgtgctagtctaatattcatgtgtgtcctcacatgaactccgactagggacaactttagaataaccatacaagtaaagagtttcacatacaattcacataattgcaaatcaattcaaggagccttcaatggatattcaatgaacacaacatacaaatcatggatacaaatggaatatcatcatctctatgattgcctctagggcatacctccaacagtctcccacttgcactagagtcaatctagaaggtacctaatacccatagcttttacatgcgcatcatgcttagcctgcgggagtggttttgtcaacggatcagaaatgttcagatccgtgtgtattttgcatatcttgatctcaccccggttaacgaagtctcgaatgagatgaaatcaccgcattacgtgtttgttcttctggtggttccttggctcctttgcttgcgcaattgccccattgttatcacagtagagattcaatgggctggacgcattcgggaacacaccaagctcaatgaggaaattccttatccaaacacctttcttcgcagcttccgaagccgcgatgtactcggcttctgtcgtagaatcggccaccgtctcctgcttggaactcttccaactaacagcaccaccatttagcgtgaacacaaatcctgattgtgactttgaatcatctctgtcggtttggaaactagcatcggtgtaacctgttacaacgagctcctcctcacctccatagacgaggaacatatctttagtccttctcaagtacttaagaatgtttttcatcgctgtccagtgactctcacctggatcagattggtgtctgcttgtcatacttagcgcatatgaaacatctgggcgagtacttatcattgcatacatgatagatccaatagccgaggcatatggcactctactcatgcgatcccgctcatcagcagtcgtaggacactgagtcttgctgagatgtatgccatgtgacataggcaagaaccctttctttgcctcttccatgctgaaccgcttcaacactttgtcaatgtaagtatcttggcttaaacctataagccttctcgatctatctctatagatcttaatgcccagaatatatgccgcttcccctaagtccttcatcgaaaaactatttttcagtgaagtctttacggactcaagcataggaatgttatttccaatcagtaatatgtcatccacatataagattagaaatactacagagctcccactaaccttcttgtaaacacaagactcttcttcattcttggtgaagtcaaaccctttgaccacttcatcaaaacgaatgttccaactcctagatgcttgcttcaatccatatatggatctctgaagcttgcatacctttccagcatttttcggatcgacaaaaccctcgggctgtatcatatacacgtcctcagctaggtttccattcaggaaagctgtcttgacatccatctgccatatctcataatcgaaatatgcagctatagctagaataattcgaatggacttaagcatcactacgggcgagaaggtctcgtcgtagtcaactccttgaacttgtcgaaaaccttttgcgacaagtcgtgctttatagatgtgaacatttccatccatgtcctttttcttcttatagatccacttgcactctatggctttaacaccatcaggcgggtcaaccaagttccaaacttaattgtctcccatggattctatttcggattgcatggcactctgccatttttcggagtctgggtccatcattgcttctgcatatgtcgcaggctcatcattgtccaacaataatatttcccgcatttcgcggagccttgctgaccttcgtggttgtggcggtgcttctcttgccatgggtatctcaacttgttctgctacgttagcatcactcattgattcttgcccgatcggctcatcttgaacttcttcaagatgcactgtctttccactcttttctcctttgagaaactctttctctaggaaaaccccgttccgagcgacagacactttgccttctgatcggttgtagaaataatatcccaaagtttcctttggatatcccacgaaaatgcacttatccgacttgggtggtGTGAttttgtccgactgaagtcgcttgacaaacacttcacatacccaaatctttagaaaagacaaactaggaacctttccagtccatatctcatatggtgtcttaactacggacttagatggtaccctattaagtgtgaaagctgctgtttctaaagcgtatccccaaaatgacaacgataggtccgactggctcatcattgatcgaaccatgtctaacaaagttcgattatgtcgctcggacacaccgtttctctgaggtgttccaggcggcgtaagttgtggaacaattccgcaactctttagatgattgctaaactcgtggctcaaatactcgcctccacgatcagatcgtaaggccttaattttcttgccacgctgattttcaacttcattctgaaattccttgaacttttcaaaggtttcagacttgtgcctcatcaagtagacatagccatatctactaaaatcatcagtgaaagttatgaagtattggaatcctcctctagccgtcgtgctcattggtccgcatacatcagtatgtacgagttccaacaagtctactgctctctcaggaaatcttgtgaaaggcgtcttggtcatcttgcctagcaagcaaacctcacatgtctcgtatgattcaaaatcaaacgaagttagaagtccatcagaatggagcttgttcatgcgcttttcacttatatgacccaaacgacaatgccacaagtaggtaggactcaaatcattaggccgaggccttttagcacttacattacagacaggtgaaccatcaagatttaaaacaaataatccattcacaatgggtgcaaaagccataaacatattattcttagagatcacacaaccattgttttcactcgcaaatgagtaaccatccttcatcaaggatgaaggagacaaaatattttgacttaaactaggaacgaaataacaattattcaactccataataaatcctgatgggaggtggagttgcatcgtcccgacggtcaacgcagcaactcttgcattattgcccacgcggaaatcaacttctcctctttccacgcttctacttcttatcattccctgcatcgaattgcaaatatgagcaaccgatccagtatcaaatacccaagaattaataattgtatcagcgagaaatatgttgtctataacattaacaacaagcgtacctgaggtagaagtactcttacttccgcaattcttcaaggaagctaggtactgcttgcagtttctcttccagtgaccaagttcatgacagtaaaaacactctttgtctggagcaggtccaggtccagctttaaccttgggcgctgggtttggcttggacgttccagccttgcccttcttcttccaagaattgcccttcttcttaaagctgggcttgttctgtatagccatcacatggctgg
The genomic region above belongs to Setaria italica strain Yugu1 chromosome VI, Setaria_italica_v2.0, whole genome shotgun sequence and contains:
- the LOC101757347 gene encoding protein RAFTIN 1A, with translation MARVPMLTALLVLFAVGQQSHAFYYTKYTLPASSVAARATEELVDTKMAVFFREEALRVRQSLPFRFPAAVTAPLGFLPRHVADAIPFSSSALPGILAQFNVTEGSAQAAKMEETLGMCEDPGLEWEAKFCATSLEALVEGAQGVLGTRSITEMISRVPRVGSPLQPYTIRAVRPVRGSSFVGCHQKEYPYTVYMCHSTGPARAYKVEMEGAGGDKVTLFSVCHTNTSEWDKDHVAFRFLGTKPGGPPVCHVLPYGHILWAKKYAGLLSA